A single region of the Nicotiana sylvestris chromosome 6, ASM39365v2, whole genome shotgun sequence genome encodes:
- the LOC104219979 gene encoding uncharacterized protein: protein MAVFFKTQFLFTILIFSCFFPYQIHGSKSLFHLKDVLPLLPGKVSWPIVNSLYSAVDLLPSFMGAASISNNNTLEWKGACFYKNTAWLELHNKTGSQFGGGTVHIKVSNAHSYTCMDLYIFATPYRVTWDYYVLSREHTLEIKEWESQAELEYVKRKGVSIFLMQAGMLGTLSALWDVFPLFTNTGWGENSNIGFLKKHMGASFDQRPQPWVSNLTTEYIHSGDFLAISKIRGRWGGFETLEKWVTGAYAGHSAVCLRDAEGKLWVGESGNENDKGEDVIAILPWEEWWEFELTKDDSNPHIALLPLHPDLRAKFNETAAWEYARSMVGKPYGFHNLIFSWIDTLDGNYPSPLDAHLVASVMTVWNQLQPAYAANMWNEALNKRLGTQGLGLPDILVEVEKRGSSFAKLLTIPEQDDWVYTDGKSTSCVAFILEMYKEAGLFGPLAGSIQVTEFTIKDAYSLKFFENDPNRLPKWCNADDTVKLPFCQIRGKYRMELPGYNTMDIYPHMNEKCPSMPPKYYRPLSC from the exons ATGGCGGTTTTCTTCAAGACCCAATTTTTATTCACTATCTTGATTTTTTCCTGTTTCTTTCCATATCAAATACATGGGTCAAAGTCACTATTTCATTTAAAAGATGTTCTGCCATTGTTACCTGGAAAAGTTTCATGGCCCATTGTCAACTCCCTCTACAGTGCTGTTGACCTGTTGCCCTCTTTTATGGGGGCTGCTTCAATATCTAATAATAATACCCTTGAATGGAAAGGTGCTTGCTTTTACAAGAATACTGCTTGGTTGGAGCTTCACAACAAGACTGGAAGTCAGTTTGGCGGTGGCACCGTCCATATCAAG GTCAGCAATGCACACAGTTACACTTGTATGGACCTTTACATCTTTGCGACCCCATATCGTGTGACATGGGATTACTACGTTTTATCACGTGAACATACTCTTGAAATCAAGGAGTGGGAGTCTCAAGCTGAGCTAGAATAT GTGAAACGTAAAGGTGTCTCAATTTTCCTTATGCAAGCAGGAATGTTAGGAACCCTTTCAGCATTATGGGACGTTTTCCCTTTGTTCACAAACACTGGATGGGGTGAAAACTCAAATATTGGATTTCTGAAGAAACATATGGGTGCTTCATTTGACCAACGTCCTCAACCATGGGTCAGCAACCTTACTACTGAATACATACATTCCGGGGATTTTCTTGCAATATCAAAAATTAGAGGTCGCTGGGGTGGTTTTGAGACGTTAGAGAAATGGGTAACTGGGGCTTATGCTGGCCATTCTGCTGTTTGCTTGAGGGATGCTGAAGGAAAGCTGTGGGTTGGAGAATCTGGAAACGAGAATGATAAG GGAGAAGATGTAATTGCTATTTTACCGTGGGAGGAATGGTGGGAGTTTGAGCTGACAAAAGATGATTCCAATCCACATATTGCATTGCTCCCTTTGCATCCTGATCTCCGTGCCAAGTTTAATGAGACTGCTGCTTGGGAATATGCACGAAGCATGGTCGGCAAACCTTATGGTTTCCACAACTTAATATTTAGCTGGATAGACACACTTGACGGAAATTACCCCTCTCCCTTGGATGCGCATCTG GTTGCTTCTGTCATGACTGTTTGGAATCAATTACAGCCTGCATATGCTGCTAACATGTGGAATGAAGCCTTAAACAAGCGACTTGGAACTCAG GGCCTTGGTCTTCCAGATATTCTCGTCGAAGTTGAAAAGCGTGGGTCATCCTTTGCCAAATTGTTGACTATCCCAGAACAGGATGACTGGGTTTATACTGATGGGAAATCAACATCTTGTGTTGCTTTTATTCTTGAAATGTATAAGGAAGCAGGACTATTTGGTCCACTTGCAGGTTCGATTCAGGTTACAGAATTCACG ATAAAGGATGCTTACTCGCTCAAGTTTTTTGAAAACGATCCAAATCGGTTGCCTAAGTGGTGCAATGCGGATGACACAGTGAAGCTTCCTTTCTGCCAAATTCGAGGGAAGTACCGGATGGAACTGCCTGGATACAATACAATGGATATATACCCCCATATGAATGAAAAGTGCCCATCTATGCCTCCAAAATATTACAGGCCGCTAAGTTGTTGA